A portion of the Segatella copri DSM 18205 genome contains these proteins:
- a CDS encoding fructose-bisphosphatase class III, with the protein MKHYNIEQDMRYLQLLSQSFPTIAEASTEIINLQAILNLPKGTEHFLADIHGEYEAFLHVLKNASGNIKRKVNELFGNTLREQEKRELCSLIYYPEQKLELVKQNEPDINDWYHITLHQLVAVCRDVSSKYTRSKVRKSLPCDFSYIIQELLHEHTEDHDKTAYVNVIVDTIISTGRADDFIIAIANVIQRLAIDQLHILGDIYDRGPGAHIILDKMRRYHSWDIQWGNHDVLWMGAAAGNDACICNVIRLSLRYANLSTLEEGYGINLVPLATFAMETYKEDDCKEFLPKLSGGAAAMDEKTQRLTSQMHKAIAVIQFKLESQLFKKHPEWKMKDRCLFDHIDYRKGKVEIDGKEYDMTSCHFPTINPDNPDKLSEEEEILIQKLHHSFMVCEKLHKHIKVMLQHGCMYAIFNNNLLFHASCPLNEDGSLKEVEIYPGKKFSGRALMHHTGMQIRTAFQSDSDQNEKEYAIDYFIYLWCGPDSPLFDKSKMATFERYFITDKETHKEEKGYYFLLRDNEQVIDHIMDEFGVTGPNRHIINGHVPVRTTKGENPIKANGKLMVIDGGFSKAYHNETGIAGYTLVYHSRGFQLVQHEPFTSMEDAIKQGTDIKSTTQIVEMSNRRMLVADTDIGCELRKQIEDLKELLYAYRHGFIKESERKK; encoded by the coding sequence ATGAAACATTATAATATAGAACAAGACATGAGATATTTGCAGTTGCTCTCTCAGTCGTTCCCTACTATAGCAGAGGCGAGCACCGAGATTATCAACCTGCAAGCCATCCTCAACCTGCCAAAGGGTACCGAGCATTTCCTTGCCGACATTCATGGTGAGTATGAGGCCTTCCTGCATGTACTGAAAAATGCATCAGGAAATATCAAGCGTAAGGTGAACGAACTCTTTGGCAATACCCTTCGCGAACAGGAGAAGCGAGAACTCTGCTCTCTTATTTACTATCCTGAGCAGAAACTGGAACTCGTCAAGCAGAACGAACCTGACATCAACGACTGGTATCACATCACCCTGCACCAGTTGGTAGCTGTATGCCGTGATGTTTCCAGCAAATATACCCGAAGCAAGGTGCGCAAATCGCTGCCATGCGATTTCTCGTATATTATCCAGGAGCTTTTGCACGAGCACACCGAAGATCATGACAAGACAGCCTATGTCAATGTTATTGTTGATACGATTATCAGCACAGGCAGAGCCGATGATTTCATCATCGCTATAGCCAACGTCATCCAGCGCCTGGCTATCGACCAGCTCCATATTCTGGGCGATATCTACGATAGAGGTCCAGGAGCCCACATCATCTTGGACAAGATGCGCCGCTACCACAGTTGGGACATCCAGTGGGGTAATCACGATGTACTATGGATGGGAGCAGCTGCCGGCAATGATGCCTGCATCTGTAATGTGATACGTCTCTCCCTACGATACGCCAACCTCTCGACATTGGAAGAAGGCTATGGCATCAACCTCGTACCACTCGCTACTTTTGCGATGGAAACCTACAAGGAGGATGATTGCAAAGAATTTCTGCCTAAGCTCAGCGGAGGTGCAGCAGCAATGGATGAAAAGACTCAGCGGCTCACCTCTCAGATGCACAAGGCTATAGCTGTCATCCAGTTTAAATTAGAGAGCCAGCTTTTCAAGAAGCATCCGGAATGGAAGATGAAAGACCGTTGTCTTTTTGACCATATCGATTACAGGAAAGGCAAGGTAGAGATTGACGGAAAAGAGTATGACATGACCTCATGCCACTTCCCTACCATCAATCCGGACAATCCGGACAAACTATCTGAAGAAGAGGAAATTCTGATTCAGAAACTGCATCATTCGTTTATGGTCTGCGAGAAGCTGCACAAGCATATCAAGGTTATGCTGCAGCATGGTTGCATGTACGCTATCTTCAACAACAACCTGCTTTTCCATGCTTCCTGCCCGCTCAACGAAGATGGTTCATTAAAAGAGGTAGAAATATATCCTGGCAAGAAATTCAGCGGCAGAGCCCTGATGCATCATACGGGCATGCAGATACGCACAGCTTTCCAATCAGATTCTGATCAGAATGAAAAGGAATATGCCATCGATTATTTCATCTACCTATGGTGCGGTCCTGACAGTCCGCTCTTCGACAAGAGTAAGATGGCCACCTTCGAGCGCTATTTCATTACCGATAAGGAGACTCATAAAGAAGAGAAGGGATACTACTTCCTGTTGCGCGATAACGAACAGGTTATCGACCATATTATGGATGAGTTTGGGGTAACCGGTCCTAACCGCCATATCATCAATGGGCACGTGCCCGTTCGCACAACCAAGGGCGAGAACCCTATCAAGGCAAACGGCAAGCTGATGGTTATCGATGGAGGTTTCTCTAAAGCCTACCACAACGAGACTGGCATTGCCGGCTACACCTTAGTATATCACTCCCGCGGATTTCAGCTGGTCCAGCACGAGCCATTTACGAGTATGGAAGATGCCATCAAGCAAGGTACCGACATCAAGAGTACCACACAGATTGTAGAAATGTCGAACCGCCGAATGCTGGTAGCCGACACAGATATAGGTTGCGAACTCCGTAAGCAGATAGAAGACCTGAAGGAGCTTCTCTATGCTTACCGACATGGTTTCATCAAGGAATCAGAAAGGAAGAAGTAA
- a CDS encoding ISAon1 family transposase N-terminal region protein: MAKKTTQFDYEILVRYMLPKGMLDTFEVTNVDEECTGLYDETNTEIRILHIYLDERDLRDDMWHDLKPNGFTEPRVFNDFPVREHKVALHVRRRRWLTEDGKNQLLDTPALIADGTSYSIEFAAFLKEMVGYLPSDGPMRGAILPD, translated from the coding sequence ATGGCAAAGAAGACTACCCAATTTGACTACGAGATACTCGTACGCTACATGCTTCCAAAAGGGATGCTTGACACCTTTGAAGTTACCAATGTCGATGAAGAGTGCACTGGTCTATACGATGAGACGAATACGGAAATCCGCATTCTTCATATCTATCTTGACGAACGTGACCTGCGCGATGATATGTGGCATGATTTGAAGCCGAATGGCTTTACTGAGCCCCGGGTGTTCAATGACTTCCCTGTGCGTGAGCACAAGGTTGCCCTTCATGTGCGCCGTCGCAGATGGCTTACGGAGGATGGGAAGAACCAACTGTTAGATACTCCTGCACTTATTGCAGACGGCACCAGCTACTCAATTGAGTTCGCTGCTTTTTTAAAAGAAATGGTTGGATACCTACCCAGTGACGGCCCAATGCGTGGCGCGATTCTTCCAGACTGA
- a CDS encoding transposase — MARFFQTDGKYLNRVYKEHLSDFEDWDQKDHAAEWVLFAQNMGTHLSIDESMLHNDLFTFLSNKEGHGKRGTLIAAVKGTTIAEVAMRLMAIPEEKRLAVKEVTMDFSDSMMGIIKQVFPNAEIVIDCFHIMQLAGKGLEEMRMKLKRAAVTERNMQESKFKKLVQARRKARAYYAKNHKPKKSKNGKTLGRPRKRKNEKFQPEILANGETKVELLTHVRYPLLKSGNDWTDWQKKGMKILFELDNRIKTGYGLVCALRNIFKKKQSRKKAKKALHAWYKNIGRSHIRELIAVRDTIKEKEEYVLNYFNNRSTNASAESLNSKMKGFRAQVRGVADLTFFMYRMMMIFG; from the coding sequence GTGGCGCGATTCTTCCAGACTGACGGTAAGTACCTGAACCGTGTCTACAAGGAGCACCTGAGTGACTTTGAAGACTGGGACCAGAAGGATCATGCCGCAGAGTGGGTGCTCTTCGCCCAGAATATGGGCACGCACCTAAGCATAGATGAGAGTATGCTGCACAATGACCTCTTTACATTCCTCTCCAACAAGGAAGGCCATGGTAAGCGTGGTACGCTCATCGCAGCTGTCAAGGGGACTACCATTGCAGAAGTGGCAATGCGACTCATGGCTATACCGGAAGAGAAACGTCTTGCAGTGAAGGAAGTCACGATGGATTTCTCCGACAGCATGATGGGCATCATCAAGCAGGTATTCCCCAATGCGGAGATTGTCATAGACTGCTTTCATATCATGCAGCTTGCAGGCAAAGGTCTTGAGGAGATGCGCATGAAACTCAAGCGTGCTGCCGTCACGGAGAGGAATATGCAGGAAAGCAAGTTCAAGAAACTTGTGCAGGCAAGACGCAAGGCGAGGGCATACTATGCGAAGAACCACAAACCAAAGAAGAGCAAGAACGGCAAAACCCTTGGAAGGCCGCGAAAGCGCAAGAATGAGAAGTTTCAGCCAGAGATACTTGCCAATGGTGAGACTAAGGTGGAACTGTTGACTCATGTACGCTACCCTCTGCTCAAGAGCGGCAATGACTGGACGGACTGGCAGAAGAAAGGCATGAAGATTCTCTTCGAACTGGATAACCGAATCAAGACCGGCTATGGTTTGGTCTGCGCATTGAGAAACATCTTCAAGAAGAAGCAGAGCCGCAAGAAGGCCAAGAAGGCATTACATGCGTGGTACAAGAATATAGGCAGAAGCCACATCAGAGAGCTAATCGCAGTACGTGACACTATAAAGGAGAAGGAGGAGTATGTATTGAATTACTTCAACAATCGTTCAACCAATGCTTCTGCAGAATCTCTCAACTCAAAGATGAAGGGATTTCGGGCGCAGGTGAGAGGAGTAGCAGACTTGACTTTCTTCATGTACCGTATGATGATGATCTTCGGTTAA
- a CDS encoding lipocalin-like domain-containing protein — protein sequence MKKIIGVLSLAVMMLTLSSCEVETSQNGDLDGFWHLEQVDTLATGGTCNFADKRVFWGCQYKLIQVADYDCFEAGRGFYLRFEQTSDSLLITSVYRNKWHEDYGGDVLLTEMNDSLRSCGINHLNEHFAKEVLTGGKMQLKSKTLRLRFRKF from the coding sequence ATGAAAAAGATAATAGGGGTGCTTTCCCTTGCTGTTATGATGCTCACTCTAAGCTCATGTGAGGTAGAAACAAGCCAGAATGGTGATTTGGATGGTTTCTGGCATCTGGAGCAGGTAGATACTTTAGCTACAGGGGGTACTTGTAACTTTGCAGATAAGCGCGTGTTCTGGGGCTGCCAGTATAAGCTGATTCAGGTTGCTGATTATGATTGCTTCGAGGCTGGTAGAGGATTTTATCTGCGTTTTGAGCAAACCTCCGACAGTTTGCTGATTACATCTGTTTATCGTAATAAATGGCATGAAGATTATGGAGGCGATGTACTTTTAACAGAAATGAATGATTCTTTGCGTAGCTGCGGCATCAATCATCTGAATGAGCATTTTGCCAAGGAGGTATTGACCGGAGGCAAGATGCAACTGAAGAGTAAAACCCTGAGATTGCGGTTCAGAAAATTCTGA
- a CDS encoding capsule assembly Wzi family protein: MNKIKVGVCFALCSLAAPSMAQYMWQEEDGTEKIDLREDIQYGVEMQGSFSKGKTPLWLNANKHGLSSLEKNNGYLRGSLVRPLSADSARRWAVGYGVDVAVPVNYTSHVVVQQAYVEARWLYGVLTAGAKEYPMELKNQSLSSGSQCLGINARPIPQVRLALPEYWTLPFGRGWLQLKGHLAYGMTTDDGWQHDFTKRQTKYCDHMLYHSKAGFLRIGNENAFFPLSIEMGLEMVAQFGGNAYRPIGDSMVQIPTEKNLKGFWHALSATGSDAGEGAYANVAGNQLGSWLMRINYDTDSWKAAIYADHYFEDHSQMFLLDYNGYGEGADWNKKVKRRFFMYSLKDIMLGFELNLKYSRWLKNVVLEYLYTKYQSGPYNHDRTSGIADHIAGTDDYYNHSIYPGWQHWGQVIGNPLYRSPIYNNDGYIDIRNNRFIAYHLGFDGQPTQRLGYRILGTYQKGWGTYSNPFTQKHHNVSFLVEGHYDFPHQWQLKAGYAMDFGSEKMLGHNAGMQITISKRGLLTKRK, encoded by the coding sequence ATGAATAAGATAAAGGTAGGTGTATGTTTTGCCCTTTGCAGTCTGGCAGCCCCATCTATGGCACAGTATATGTGGCAAGAGGAGGATGGCACGGAGAAGATAGATCTTCGGGAAGATATACAATATGGTGTTGAGATGCAAGGGTCGTTTTCGAAAGGTAAAACCCCATTGTGGCTTAACGCAAACAAACATGGATTAAGTTCTTTAGAGAAGAATAACGGCTATCTCAGAGGTAGTCTGGTTCGTCCGCTTTCTGCAGATTCTGCCCGCCGCTGGGCTGTAGGATATGGAGTAGATGTGGCGGTACCGGTAAACTATACCAGCCATGTAGTGGTGCAGCAGGCTTATGTGGAGGCCCGCTGGCTTTATGGTGTGCTGACTGCAGGTGCCAAGGAATATCCGATGGAGCTAAAAAACCAGTCGCTCTCCAGTGGTAGCCAGTGTCTGGGTATCAATGCTCGTCCGATACCTCAGGTTCGTCTGGCGCTTCCTGAATATTGGACGCTTCCGTTTGGTAGAGGCTGGCTGCAACTGAAAGGTCATCTGGCTTATGGTATGACTACGGATGATGGCTGGCAGCATGATTTTACGAAACGGCAGACTAAATATTGTGACCACATGCTCTATCACAGCAAAGCAGGTTTTCTGCGTATCGGAAACGAGAATGCTTTCTTTCCGCTCAGCATAGAAATGGGCTTGGAAATGGTTGCTCAGTTTGGTGGCAATGCATATCGTCCAATAGGTGACAGTATGGTACAGATTCCTACCGAGAAAAATCTGAAAGGCTTCTGGCATGCGCTGTCGGCAACGGGCTCTGATGCAGGTGAAGGGGCTTATGCCAATGTTGCCGGCAACCAGTTGGGCAGTTGGCTGATGCGTATCAATTATGACACTGACAGTTGGAAAGCTGCCATCTATGCCGATCATTATTTCGAAGATCACAGCCAGATGTTTCTCCTCGACTATAATGGATATGGTGAGGGCGCAGACTGGAATAAGAAAGTAAAACGCCGTTTCTTCATGTATTCGCTGAAGGACATTATGCTAGGCTTCGAACTGAATCTGAAGTATTCGCGCTGGCTGAAAAATGTGGTGCTGGAGTATCTCTATACCAAATATCAGAGTGGTCCGTACAATCATGACCGTACATCGGGTATCGCAGACCATATAGCGGGTACTGATGATTATTATAACCACAGCATCTATCCTGGATGGCAGCATTGGGGCCAGGTGATAGGAAATCCACTCTACCGTTCGCCTATTTATAATAACGACGGATATATTGATATCAGAAACAACCGTTTCATAGCTTATCATCTGGGTTTTGATGGTCAGCCTACACAGCGGTTGGGCTATCGTATATTAGGCACCTATCAGAAAGGTTGGGGTACATATAGCAACCCGTTTACACAAAAGCATCATAATGTAAGTTTTCTGGTAGAGGGTCATTACGATTTCCCGCATCAGTGGCAGTTGAAGGCAGGTTATGCGATGGATTTCGGTAGCGAAAAGATGCTGGGGCATAATGCCGGTATGCAGATAACCATCAGCAAAAGAGGTTTGCTGACGAAAAGAAAATAA
- the nqrF gene encoding NADH:ubiquinone reductase (Na(+)-transporting) subunit F, whose product MGNTSFILASIGVFLVVILLLVIILLVAKKYLSPSGNVNIEINGDKTINVPQGSSLMTTLNENGIFLPSACGGKASCGQCKVQVLEGGGEILDSEKPHFTRKQIKDHWRLGCQCKVKGNLKIKVPESVMGVKEWECEVISNKNVSSFIKEFKVALPPGEHMDFVPGSYAQIKIPAYDSIDYDKDFDKDLIGEEYIGAWKKFNIFSLKAHNPEPTVRAYSMANYPDEGDIITLTVRIATTPFLPRPQVGFQNVPTGIASSYIFSLKPGDKVMMSGPYGDFHPNFTSGKEMIWIGGGAGMAPLRAQIMHMTKTLHTTDRELHFFYGARALGEAFFLEDFWELEKEFPNFHFHLSLDRKDPVADAQGVKYYEGFAVNCIRDTYLKDHEAPEDCEYYLCGPPMLIKTVTDYLDSLGVDPESIMYDNFG is encoded by the coding sequence ATGGGTAATACATCATTTATATTGGCTAGTATCGGAGTTTTCCTCGTGGTGATTCTCCTGCTGGTTATCATCCTGCTCGTGGCTAAGAAGTATCTGAGCCCTAGCGGTAATGTAAATATCGAAATCAATGGCGACAAGACCATCAACGTGCCTCAGGGCAGCAGTTTGATGACTACGCTGAATGAGAACGGCATCTTCCTGCCTTCTGCCTGCGGCGGTAAGGCAAGCTGCGGCCAGTGTAAGGTTCAGGTGCTCGAGGGCGGCGGCGAGATTCTCGATTCTGAGAAGCCTCACTTCACCCGCAAGCAGATTAAGGACCACTGGCGTCTGGGATGCCAGTGCAAGGTGAAGGGCAACCTGAAGATCAAGGTGCCTGAGAGTGTGATGGGCGTGAAAGAGTGGGAGTGCGAGGTTATCTCCAACAAGAACGTTTCATCATTCATCAAGGAGTTCAAGGTGGCATTGCCTCCAGGCGAGCACATGGACTTCGTTCCGGGTTCTTACGCTCAGATCAAGATTCCTGCATACGACAGCATCGATTACGACAAGGACTTCGACAAGGATCTCATTGGCGAGGAGTACATCGGAGCATGGAAGAAATTCAACATCTTCTCTCTCAAGGCTCACAATCCAGAGCCTACCGTTCGTGCTTACTCTATGGCGAACTATCCTGACGAGGGTGACATCATCACCCTGACCGTACGTATCGCCACAACTCCATTCTTGCCACGTCCACAGGTAGGATTCCAGAACGTACCAACAGGTATCGCTTCTTCTTACATCTTCTCATTGAAGCCAGGCGACAAGGTAATGATGAGTGGTCCTTACGGTGACTTCCATCCTAACTTCACTTCTGGCAAGGAGATGATCTGGATTGGTGGTGGTGCCGGTATGGCTCCATTGCGTGCGCAGATTATGCACATGACCAAGACTTTGCACACTACCGACCGTGAGCTTCACTTCTTCTACGGAGCGCGTGCATTGGGTGAGGCATTCTTCCTTGAGGACTTCTGGGAGCTTGAGAAGGAATTCCCTAACTTCCACTTCCATCTTTCATTGGACCGCAAGGACCCTGTGGCAGATGCTCAGGGCGTGAAGTACTACGAGGGATTTGCTGTTAACTGCATCCGTGATACCTACTTGAAGGATCATGAGGCACCAGAGGATTGCGAGTACTATCTCTGCGGACCTCCAATGCTGATCAAGACAGTAACAGATTATCTGGATTCTCTCGGAGTAGATCCTGAGAGTATCATGTACGATAACTTCGGATAA
- the nqrE gene encoding NADH:ubiquinone reductase (Na(+)-transporting) subunit E translates to MEHAISLFFRSIFVDNMIFAYFLGMCSYLAVSKNVKTSLGLGLAVTFVLLITVPVDYLLQTKVLSADGILGVDLTYLSFILFIAVIAGIVQLVEMIVEKFSPSLYAALGIFLPLIAVNCAIMGASLFMQQRILMEPTNTQAITSVWDSIVYAVGSGLGWTLAIVLMGAIREKMQYCDVPKPLQGLGITFITVGLMAMAMLCFSGLKI, encoded by the coding sequence ATGGAGCACGCAATAAGTTTGTTTTTCCGTTCGATTTTCGTCGATAACATGATCTTCGCCTACTTCCTGGGTATGTGTTCATACTTGGCAGTATCCAAGAACGTGAAGACCTCTTTGGGCCTGGGCTTGGCAGTAACCTTCGTGTTGCTCATCACCGTGCCTGTAGATTACCTGTTGCAGACCAAGGTGCTCAGCGCCGATGGAATCCTGGGTGTTGACCTCACTTACCTGAGCTTCATCCTCTTCATCGCCGTCATCGCCGGTATCGTGCAGCTGGTAGAGATGATTGTAGAGAAGTTCTCACCATCGCTCTATGCAGCGCTGGGTATCTTCCTGCCATTGATTGCCGTAAACTGTGCCATCATGGGTGCATCGCTCTTCATGCAGCAGCGCATCCTGATGGAGCCTACCAATACTCAGGCTATCACCTCAGTATGGGATAGCATCGTTTATGCCGTAGGTTCCGGATTGGGTTGGACTCTCGCCATCGTGCTGATGGGAGCCATCCGCGAGAAGATGCAGTATTGCGACGTGCCAAAGCCATTGCAGGGACTCGGCATCACATTTATCACAGTAGGCCTCATGGCAATGGCTATGCTTTGCTTCTCAGGCTTGAAAATCTAA
- a CDS encoding NADH:ubiquinone reductase (Na(+)-transporting) subunit D encodes MALFSKQNKEAFIKPLNGDNPILVQVLGICSALAVTSQLKPAIVMGLAVTIITAFSNVIISIIRNTIPQRIRIIVQLVVVAALVTIVSQVLKAFAYDVSVQLSVYVGLIITNCILMGRLEAFAMMNKPWPSFLDGVGNGLGYALILVIVGAVREFLGRGSLLGFQLIPEGAYNFGYVNNGMMTMPAMALILVGCVIWVHRAYIYKEEK; translated from the coding sequence ATGGCATTATTTAGTAAACAAAATAAGGAGGCATTCATCAAGCCACTGAACGGCGACAACCCTATCCTCGTTCAGGTGCTTGGTATCTGTAGTGCCCTGGCTGTTACTTCCCAGCTGAAGCCAGCCATTGTGATGGGACTTGCCGTTACTATCATCACGGCATTCTCTAACGTGATTATTTCCATCATCCGCAACACCATCCCTCAGCGCATCCGTATCATCGTCCAGCTGGTGGTAGTTGCTGCCCTGGTTACCATCGTGAGCCAGGTGCTGAAGGCTTTCGCCTACGACGTGAGCGTGCAGCTCTCTGTGTACGTGGGTCTGATCATCACCAACTGTATCCTGATGGGTCGCTTGGAGGCGTTCGCCATGATGAACAAGCCTTGGCCTTCATTTCTCGATGGTGTAGGTAATGGTTTGGGTTACGCCCTCATCCTCGTGATTGTGGGTGCTGTTCGTGAGTTCCTGGGCCGCGGCTCTTTGCTCGGTTTCCAGCTGATTCCAGAGGGAGCTTACAACTTCGGATATGTTAACAACGGTATGATGACCATGCCAGCCATGGCATTGATTCTCGTTGGATGTGTAATCTGGGTACATCGTGCCTATATTTATAAGGAGGAGAAGTAA
- a CDS encoding FMN-binding protein — translation MKTNSNSYTIIYSVIIVVIVAFLLAFVSSSLKATQDANVALDTQKQILNSLNLRGLDNATAAAKYKEVVKDEKEKDGMKYYECEIDGQKKTVYSVKGMGLWGGISGFIAVDADNNTIYGVYFNHEGETAGLGAEIKDNLKWQQKFQGKKIHKDGVEGIALGVEKDAPAGDPNNVDAVTGATLTSDGVDAMLKEGLAKFIK, via the coding sequence ATGAAGACAAATTCAAATAGCTATACTATTATCTATTCGGTTATCATCGTGGTAATCGTGGCATTCCTGCTCGCGTTCGTGTCTTCTTCGCTGAAGGCAACACAGGATGCCAACGTGGCACTTGATACTCAGAAGCAGATTCTCAACTCCCTGAACCTGCGCGGCCTTGACAACGCTACTGCGGCTGCCAAATATAAAGAGGTGGTGAAGGACGAGAAGGAGAAAGACGGCATGAAGTATTACGAGTGCGAGATTGATGGTCAGAAGAAGACCGTTTACTCTGTAAAGGGTATGGGTCTCTGGGGCGGCATTTCAGGCTTCATTGCCGTGGATGCCGACAACAACACCATCTATGGCGTATATTTCAACCACGAAGGCGAGACAGCCGGACTCGGTGCTGAAATCAAGGACAACCTGAAGTGGCAGCAGAAATTCCAGGGCAAGAAGATTCACAAGGATGGAGTAGAGGGCATCGCTCTGGGCGTTGAGAAAGACGCTCCTGCCGGCGACCCTAACAATGTGGATGCCGTTACCGGTGCTACATTGACATCCGACGGTGTGGATGCCATGCTCAAGGAAGGTCTTGCTAAATTCATTAAATAA
- a CDS encoding NADH:ubiquinone reductase (Na(+)-transporting) subunit B → MSALRNYLNKIKPNFQKGGKLHAFESVFDGFESFLYVPNTTAKSGASIHDSIDSKRIMSFVVIALIPALLFGMYNVGYQNFKAAGTLDTASFIEVFGFGFLAVLPKLLVSYIVGLGIEFAWAQWKHEEIQEGYLVSGIIIPLIIPISTPLWMLALACAFAVIFCKEIFGGTGMNIFNVAVGARMFLFFSYPLAMSGDKVWVAKDAIFGLGNTLPDGFTAATPLGQLAQGSMPSASLCDSIIGFIPGCIGETSVIAIAIGAIILLWTGIASWKTMGSVFAGGIVMALIFQALGMTPIAWYEHIVLGGFCFGAVFMATDPVTSARTEKGKYFYGFFIGAIAVVVRVMNPGYPEGMMLAIFFGNMFAPLIDYCVVQGNISRRAKRAIK, encoded by the coding sequence ATGAGTGCATTAAGAAATTATCTCAATAAGATAAAGCCTAACTTCCAGAAGGGAGGTAAGCTGCATGCTTTCGAGAGCGTGTTTGACGGTTTTGAGAGCTTCCTGTACGTGCCTAATACTACAGCGAAGAGCGGAGCCAGCATCCACGATTCCATCGACTCGAAGCGCATCATGAGCTTTGTGGTAATCGCCCTGATTCCTGCTTTGCTCTTCGGTATGTATAATGTGGGATACCAGAATTTCAAGGCTGCAGGTACACTGGATACTGCCAGCTTCATCGAGGTCTTCGGCTTCGGATTCCTGGCTGTCCTCCCTAAGTTGCTGGTAAGCTACATCGTGGGTCTCGGCATCGAGTTTGCCTGGGCTCAGTGGAAGCACGAGGAAATCCAGGAGGGTTACCTCGTCAGCGGTATCATCATCCCATTGATCATTCCTATCTCTACACCGCTGTGGATGCTCGCTCTGGCGTGCGCCTTCGCAGTCATCTTCTGCAAGGAAATCTTCGGTGGCACAGGTATGAACATCTTCAATGTGGCTGTGGGTGCCCGTATGTTCCTCTTCTTCTCATATCCACTGGCTATGAGTGGTGATAAGGTCTGGGTGGCTAAGGATGCTATCTTCGGTCTGGGTAACACCCTGCCTGATGGCTTCACAGCTGCTACTCCTCTCGGTCAGCTGGCTCAGGGCAGCATGCCTTCAGCTAGTCTCTGCGATTCTATCATCGGTTTCATTCCTGGCTGTATCGGTGAGACTTCAGTCATCGCCATCGCCATCGGTGCCATCATCCTTCTCTGGACAGGCATCGCATCATGGAAGACCATGGGCAGCGTATTCGCAGGCGGCATCGTGATGGCGCTTATCTTCCAGGCTCTCGGCATGACACCTATCGCCTGGTATGAGCACATCGTTCTCGGTGGTTTCTGCTTCGGAGCCGTATTCATGGCTACCGACCCTGTAACCTCTGCCCGTACAGAGAAGGGTAAGTACTTCTACGGATTCTTCATCGGTGCCATCGCCGTTGTCGTACGTGTGATGAACCCAGGTTATCCAGAGGGTATGATGCTCGCTATCTTCTTCGGCAACATGTTTGCTCCACTCATCGACTACTGTGTAGTTCAGGGCAACATCTCTCGCCGTGCTAAACGTGCTATTAAATAA